AACCGGCCACGCTCGGCTTGGCGGCGATGGCCTTGGCCGCCGTACCGCTGGCCCGTCGTCGTAAGTAGCGCGTCGTGAAATAACTTTGCTTCGAACTCTCCAGGCGGGCAATTCTTCGGAATCGCCCGCCTGTTTTCTTGCCTGTTTCGTTAGTTAAATCCCCCTACGGCCCGCCGCCGCTCCCTCGCTGCGGCCCGCTTTCTTCGACCTCGGCAATGGAAATTCTCCCGCTGACATATGTTCTTGAGAGAGTCCCGCTCGAACGAACAACCAACGCATGACGTCACCCATCATTCAATTCCTGAGACCGACGTTCTACGCAGTGGTCGCGTTCGCGTTTTTTGCCGGCTTGATGAACATCTATTGGTCCGCCAGCGCTTCTTCCGTTGCGGGGATCGACGCAGACGAACTTGCCGGCATCGACCTGTCCGAAGTCGTCTTCCCGTCGCCGAAGCTTAAGCCCGACGACGTCGTTCGCCTGCAACTGAAAGGGCTCGGCGATTCGAAACGAGACGGCGTCGGCATCTTGCAATGTTTTTGTTTGGCATCGCCTGCCAATCGCACGGAAACGGGCCCCCTGAAGCACTTCGGCGAAATGGTGCGCAACCCGCCCTTCGACGCGATGACTTCCCCCCGAGCCGCGCTCGTGGGTCGCCCGCAAATCGAAAACAACGTCGCGAAGTTACTTGTCACGATCATCGACGCTCAACACCATGTCCGCATTTTCGCATTCGTGTTGTCTCGACAAGACGAAGCGCCGTTTCAGGGCTGCTGGATGACCGACGCGGTGCTAGCAACGAATCCCCCTGCGGCGCCTCCGCCCGCAGAACTGCCATCAGCCTGAACGCGCTTCGCCGCGAATCTCACTCTCTGCAACATCTCTCCGCATCCATTCCCGCGCGTTCAGCCGTACTCATTACAGGAACAGACGATTGTCAGCGACTCCCAATCCAATGCCGAGCGACGACGCCCGCGGCGGATTGGGGGTGAACGTCTCCAGAGGTCTCTCGACCGACGAGACGCTGCGCGACCGACCGACGCCTGAGGCCGGCGAGTTGGAACCAGTTCCGACTTCCGACGGATCGGACTTACTCGCCGCGGTGCGCCTCGGAGATCGGACGGCGTTTCGCGCGCTTTACGATCGGTTTGGAGCCGACTTGCTTGCCCTGTGTGAACGGATCCTCCGCCATCGCGCCGACGCCGAAGACGCCGTCGCCGAGGTTTTCTGGGAAGTTTGGAAACGACGCGACCGGTACGACTCGATGCGCGGAGCCGCGCGCCCTTACCTGATGACGCTCGCCCGCAGTCGCGCCATCGATCGCTTGCGCAGCCATGCGGCGCGGCCTGAAGTCCGCGCCGATTCGGGTTGGCGCTTGAACGAACAAGACACGCTCGCCGGCGGCGCCCCGGCGCCAGACGAATCGGCTTCGCAAGGCGAGACTCGCGTTCGCATCGTCGCCGCGATCGCCGAACTCGACGCCCGCCAACGCGAAGCGATGGAACTCGCCTACTACGAAGGACTCAGTCACCAACAAATCGCCCAACGGCTTGGCGCGCCGCTGGGAACCGTCAAAACGCACATCCGCAGAGGATTAAAAAAACTCCGGTACGCCCTCCAAGGCTTGCAGGCTGAAGACGATTGATGATTACTTGCGACCACTGCCGAAATGAGCTGGCCGAGCATGCCTTGGGCCACCTGACCGCGGAAGCCGCCGCGGCCGTGGGCGACCATTTGGCCGCGTGCCCGGTTTGCCGCCATGAAGCGGCGGCGATTGTGGCCGCATGGTCGGCGCTTCCCATGACGCTTGAACCCGTCGCTCCGCCCGCCGATCTCTTCGATCGAATCACAAACCGCCTCGAAGATTGGCCGCAAGGATCGAAATCGCACCCCGCACAGCGTTCGCTCAACCCTTCGACAAACAGCGCCGAAAAACGTGCAACGGCAGCTCGCCGACTTTCCGCACGCCAACGGCTCGCCTCTTATGCGCTCGCCGCGAGCGTCCTGATCGGGCTGACGGCCTCGTTCGCGAGACTCGCCCCCTCTTCCGACCACGCCGCACGGAAGCAGCAGATTGCTAACGAACTGCTGATCACGGGCGCCAGAGACAAAGCGAGGTTACGCTCCGAACAAGTCCGCATCGTCTCTTTTCATGGCGCGCAAGCGCCGGAAACCGCCGCGGCCTACATCATCTGGGACCTGCCAGCCCAACAGTGGCACTTCCATGCCACGGGGCTGCCGGCGGCTTCCGCAGGAAAAAGCTATCAGCTTTGGGCCGCGGATGATCGGGGCGACTACTTCGCCGGTCCGCAATTCACCGTCGATCAGCAGGGAGAAGCCCACGTTATCGCCGACTTCCCGAAACTCACCCCAGGGCGGCCCTCGCGAGCCATCGTGACCCTGGAGTCCGACGCCAAAACTTCGCAACCAAGCGCCGATCTCGTTTTTGAAGCCAAGCTGTAGTCGCTGCTTTTTCTTCTTTTTTGCAGACGTTGCGGGCCGTAAATCCCGCCTCCAGGCCACTTTCGGCCCGCTAAACCTACGGCAACTCACCGGCTCTTTCGCGATTCGGCGGGGTTATACTGTAGG
This sequence is a window from Lacipirellula parvula. Protein-coding genes within it:
- a CDS encoding sigma-70 family RNA polymerase sigma factor → MSATPNPMPSDDARGGLGVNVSRGLSTDETLRDRPTPEAGELEPVPTSDGSDLLAAVRLGDRTAFRALYDRFGADLLALCERILRHRADAEDAVAEVFWEVWKRRDRYDSMRGAARPYLMTLARSRAIDRLRSHAARPEVRADSGWRLNEQDTLAGGAPAPDESASQGETRVRIVAAIAELDARQREAMELAYYEGLSHQQIAQRLGAPLGTVKTHIRRGLKKLRYALQGLQAEDD
- a CDS encoding anti-sigma factor domain-containing protein; translated protein: MITCDHCRNELAEHALGHLTAEAAAAVGDHLAACPVCRHEAAAIVAAWSALPMTLEPVAPPADLFDRITNRLEDWPQGSKSHPAQRSLNPSTNSAEKRATAARRLSARQRLASYALAASVLIGLTASFARLAPSSDHAARKQQIANELLITGARDKARLRSEQVRIVSFHGAQAPETAAAYIIWDLPAQQWHFHATGLPAASAGKSYQLWAADDRGDYFAGPQFTVDQQGEAHVIADFPKLTPGRPSRAIVTLESDAKTSQPSADLVFEAKL